One window from the genome of Blastopirellula retiformator encodes:
- a CDS encoding alkaline phosphatase D family protein has translation MTDSLLNRRTFTASLAGGTLAATALASSASSPDTAGPMIGHVSETTANIWYRPAKPGTYRVQIWEAADDAKPQTVQAEATAAGDLSLTWKIANLKPATRYHYAIEGADLSPDDCYLITAPSAAVRGKSCLAFGSCAKTKPSSLWAQMEQRGAQGLVLLGDTPYINSTNLTTIRNEQRKLLQIPELASLVRHTPTWGTWDDHDFGGNDTDGRLLGKENCRRGFVEYRANAEFGESGEGIYTKFRYGPIEVFLLDTRWFSQTAPSPVAADKPTLLGERQWKWLQEGLASSTAPFKVIACGMIWDDKENGEKDDWGTYTHERDALFDFIGQQRITGVVLIGGDIHCSRLLRYKSTGQTGYPIHQFIVSPIHDSVIPSLNVAHPDLIKGAAVPHVWLRLEADATRTPATLHAEWVQRDGRQMWDLTLEETQLRPA, from the coding sequence ATGACCGATTCCTTGCTCAACCGCCGTACCTTTACCGCTTCGCTCGCTGGCGGAACCTTGGCCGCGACCGCACTGGCCTCCAGCGCCTCTTCGCCCGATACGGCCGGCCCGATGATTGGCCACGTCTCGGAAACGACCGCCAACATCTGGTATCGCCCTGCGAAGCCTGGCACGTATCGGGTGCAGATTTGGGAAGCGGCTGACGACGCCAAACCGCAAACCGTCCAGGCCGAAGCGACCGCCGCAGGCGACCTAAGCCTGACCTGGAAAATCGCAAACCTAAAGCCGGCGACCCGCTACCACTATGCGATCGAAGGCGCCGATCTTTCGCCGGACGATTGCTATCTGATCACCGCGCCCTCAGCCGCCGTCCGCGGCAAGTCCTGCCTGGCGTTTGGTTCATGCGCGAAAACGAAGCCGTCCTCTCTATGGGCGCAGATGGAACAGCGCGGCGCCCAAGGGCTGGTTTTGCTCGGCGACACGCCTTACATCAACTCGACCAATCTCACGACGATTCGCAACGAGCAGCGCAAGCTCCTGCAGATTCCGGAACTCGCCTCGCTTGTTCGCCATACGCCAACCTGGGGCACGTGGGACGATCACGACTTTGGCGGCAACGACACCGATGGTCGTCTACTAGGCAAAGAGAACTGCCGCCGCGGGTTCGTCGAGTATCGCGCAAACGCCGAGTTTGGCGAGTCAGGCGAAGGGATCTACACCAAGTTCCGCTATGGCCCGATCGAGGTCTTCCTGCTCGACACTCGCTGGTTCTCGCAAACGGCGCCATCGCCGGTCGCCGCCGACAAGCCTACCTTGCTCGGCGAGCGACAATGGAAGTGGCTGCAGGAAGGCCTGGCCAGTTCGACCGCTCCCTTCAAAGTGATCGCCTGCGGGATGATCTGGGACGACAAAGAAAATGGCGAAAAAGATGACTGGGGTACCTACACCCACGAGCGAGATGCGCTTTTTGATTTCATCGGCCAGCAGCGGATCACCGGGGTCGTCCTGATTGGTGGAGACATCCACTGCAGCCGATTGTTAAGGTATAAGTCGACGGGTCAGACCGGCTATCCGATTCATCAGTTCATCGTTTCGCCGATCCACGACAGCGTCATCCCGAGCTTGAACGTCGCCCACCCCGACCTGATCAAAGGCGCCGCGGTCCCGCATGTTTGGCTCCGCTTAGAAGCTGACGCGACGCGGACTCCGGCAACTTTGCATGCCGAATGGGTGCAGCGCGATGGCCGCCAGATGTGGGACCTGACGCTCGAAGAGACGCAACTGCGCCCCGCCTAG
- a CDS encoding DUF1559 domain-containing protein — protein MSYRNRDRTAFTLVELLVVIAIIGVLIALLLPAVQQAREAARRSQCTNNLKQLGLAMHMYHDAYRSFPIGAYAAWGHSWSWPILPFMEQTAVYEILPNAPSDSGSYGGSDATSVALVKLMRTPISTFFCPSQPDGQTEPTEVNGLTGRSISSYLANAGGDATQDGLGAGGMDQSNGLFHAVRMNTSSPTGRVFKFRDAKDGLSSTVLLGEAVYDIDPDKCYLCDHFLYFHPNFDSSNGSDFSEALGSTYDPVNPKTTDGNILERSYGSFHPGGANIGFADGSVHFIPETIDGATWRAMGSRKGGEVVELP, from the coding sequence ATGTCATATCGCAATCGCGATCGCACCGCTTTCACGCTGGTCGAACTTCTCGTGGTCATCGCCATTATCGGCGTCTTGATCGCCTTGCTGCTGCCGGCCGTTCAGCAAGCTCGCGAAGCGGCTCGCCGTTCGCAGTGCACCAATAACCTGAAACAACTTGGCCTGGCGATGCACATGTATCACGACGCCTATCGCAGCTTTCCGATCGGCGCCTACGCCGCCTGGGGACACTCTTGGTCGTGGCCGATCCTACCGTTCATGGAACAAACCGCCGTGTACGAAATTTTGCCCAACGCTCCTAGCGACAGCGGCAGCTACGGCGGGTCAGACGCGACTAGCGTCGCGTTGGTCAAGCTGATGCGAACTCCCATCAGTACCTTTTTTTGCCCGTCGCAGCCTGACGGACAAACCGAACCTACTGAAGTCAACGGCTTGACCGGTCGATCGATCAGCAGCTATTTGGCCAACGCTGGCGGCGACGCTACGCAAGATGGTCTTGGCGCTGGCGGCATGGATCAGTCGAACGGACTATTTCATGCGGTGCGCATGAATACCTCTTCGCCGACAGGCCGGGTCTTCAAGTTTCGTGACGCCAAAGACGGTCTGTCATCGACGGTCCTCTTGGGCGAGGCGGTTTATGACATTGATCCCGACAAGTGCTACCTTTGCGATCACTTTCTCTACTTTCATCCCAACTTCGATTCGAGCAACGGCTCCGACTTTTCCGAAGCGCTCGGCTCCACCTACGACCCGGTAAACCCGAAGACGACCGATGGCAATATCCTGGAGCGTTCGTATGGCAGCTTCCATCCCGGCGGCGCCAACATCGGATTTGCCGACGGCAGCGTCCACTTCATTCCGGAAACGATCGACGGCGCCACCTGGCGAGCCATGGGATCGCGCAAAGGCGGCGAAGTGGTCGAATTGCCGTAG
- a CDS encoding phosphonoacetaldehyde reductase, with protein MTYLDDGSIRTVETILASQNSRRPFVVYDETAYVSSGAQAALQSTFANRATTWFSQFELNPKLPDVEQGVELFRKSQSDVIVAIGGGTAIDIAKLIAALSQQTDPAAAIIRGERPLADFDIPLIAIPTTAGTGSEATHFAVVYIQNEKFSLAHPHILPQFTIVDSQLTRSLPRSITAATGLDAFCQAIESLWAVGSTDQSIAYASEALPLIVENLPIAVLAPTAKSRRGMSRAAHLAGKAINISRTTAPHAISYAITSRHGFPHGVAVAMTLSRMLKYNASVQAADCADPRGVSFVQRQIDRIVDLLASQTLEEASQKIDSFIAKLGCPTSLQAAGINTRPQIEAIVQQVNAERMSNNPRSSTSATLLDLLAGGVSAVTS; from the coding sequence ATGACTTATCTGGACGATGGCTCGATTCGCACCGTCGAAACGATCCTGGCCAGTCAAAACTCACGACGCCCCTTTGTCGTTTATGACGAGACGGCGTACGTTTCCTCCGGCGCCCAGGCCGCCCTGCAATCTACCTTCGCCAACCGAGCGACCACCTGGTTCAGCCAGTTCGAGTTGAACCCGAAACTGCCGGACGTCGAGCAGGGGGTCGAACTGTTTCGGAAGTCGCAATCAGACGTGATCGTGGCGATTGGCGGCGGCACCGCGATCGACATCGCCAAACTGATCGCCGCCCTTTCGCAACAAACCGATCCGGCGGCGGCGATCATTCGAGGCGAGCGTCCCTTGGCCGATTTCGACATTCCCCTGATTGCGATTCCAACGACCGCCGGAACCGGCAGCGAAGCGACCCATTTTGCGGTCGTCTATATTCAGAACGAAAAATTCTCGCTCGCCCACCCGCACATCCTGCCGCAGTTCACGATTGTCGACAGTCAGTTGACCCGCAGTCTCCCCCGCTCGATCACGGCCGCAACCGGTCTGGACGCCTTCTGCCAGGCGATCGAATCGCTGTGGGCGGTCGGCAGCACCGACCAGTCGATCGCCTACGCCAGCGAAGCGTTGCCGCTGATCGTCGAAAACCTGCCGATCGCCGTCCTCGCCCCTACCGCCAAGTCGCGCCGCGGCATGAGCCGCGCCGCTCACCTGGCCGGCAAAGCGATCAACATCAGCCGCACTACTGCGCCCCATGCGATCTCGTACGCGATTACCTCGCGGCATGGCTTTCCGCATGGCGTCGCCGTCGCGATGACCCTGAGCCGCATGCTGAAATACAACGCATCGGTCCAAGCCGCCGACTGCGCCGATCCCCGCGGCGTCTCGTTCGTACAACGACAAATCGACCGCATCGTCGATCTGCTGGCGAGCCAAACGCTGGAAGAGGCGAGCCAAAAAATCGACAGCTTCATCGCCAAACTCGGCTGCCCGACGTCCCTGCAAGCCGCCGGAATCAACACCCGCCCCCAGATCGAAGCGATCGTTCAGCAAGTCAACGCCGAGCGAATGTCGAACAACCCGCGGAGTTCCACATCGGCGACGCTGCTTGATCTGCTGGCTGGCGGGGTGTCGGCGGTGACGAGCTAA